DNA sequence from the Malus domestica chromosome 06, GDT2T_hap1 genome:
tgaatataaaAAATTGTTGGACTCACTGGAAGTATAATGATGCAACCACAGATTGATCCCATTGGtttatttttagtttctttCGCCTTAGCATGTTCAACCAATGAAGTGTTGATGTAGCTACAAACAAATTGAGCCCATGAATATTTAGATAACTCCTCTAACTTCTCGCAATACTCCACAATTTTCGAGTTTAGTGTGCTAGTAAAGTTGCTGAAAAGCATCGTGAGGCATAACTCAAGAAGGATTAACATACCACATCCTTGTCGTAGTCAACAACTTCAGACTCTTCttcactcatttcttttccttttccttttgcttaaATTGAATTCTTTAGAGGTGGATTTGTAGCCCATGCAATTGCTTTTCAAAGTCCATTATCAAGTCTCACTTTCGATATTTTCCATTTACCAAAATACCTTTGTCGGAAAGTTGAGTTGAACGTTGGCCCTATCATTTAGGCATCTTTCCTTCATTTGGTAGCCCCAAAACCTTCGTCATTTATTTGGAGgttattttgatactttgtttcCCAAAGTTGAATGACTTGGTTTGATGGTTACTTTCACCATTTCGTTCAAGTCGAAGTCCGACTTGACTATGTCATCCTTGCTCACATGTCCCTCGTAGAATGGCTTTATTAAGGGCCAAAATGGAGTTTTCTTTGGCAAGTCAATTTTCTTACTATTGAGGATGCCTTTCACCTCTTGAACAATTGTGTTGAAGGCATTCATGTTGCACCTAAACTACGCATGGTCCGGGTGCTTAGCTTTTCGATCACATGCCTTTCTGTTTTCTTGCCCTTTTGCTTTCGTTTTTTAAGTACTGCCTTTCGCTTGTCTATGTATCCCTTTAACTATTTTTGGGGACATGTTTCAactgtaaaagaaaaaaaaaatatgcagtTTCTATAAGCGATATTAATACTGTATGTATGAATCCATTAATGTAAAAGCATACAACATGAATTAGACACTACAACGAAGTGCCTAAATTCACGAACAAGAAACAGACACTATGTTGCAGTGTCTGAATCCACAAACATATTTGAATCTCAATGCACAATCATAGAACAAGAAACAAACACTACAACAAAGTGTCTGAATCCACATCCTATTTGAATCTCAATGCACAATCACAGAACAGGAATCCACaaaatttagaatttgaaaTGGAACACATAACCTAAGAAAAAGAGAACGGAAAGAGGGAATTAAACTAAACGACATAACCACCATGAATAAACATACACAAAGCCAACAAATATGCCGAAACAAACTAAATTTGTTATATGCCCATACCAATTTTAATATCCAAACAAGCtcaaattcaaaaccaaaagGTATAGTGTGCAAAATTACATCAAAGCTCTCAAAAACACAATTCAAATAACCTAAAACGTAAAAattgaagaacaagaagaaaataggAAAATTACCTTGAACGTGATTTCTCAGTCGCAAGTGTGAATTGTTCGTTGGAATCAGTGCAAATGCGAATTGTTCGTCGGAATTTATGGATGCTGTGCGATTTAAAACGAGGGAGATggaaaggtttggtgttttaaatGATAATGGCAtcatttgtaattttaatttgattgaggTGCTTTAATGCATCTTAAAGTCTCATTGACCTATTTATAATTCCAATAAATTTGATTGACCTATTGTTAGTATCATAActtttaattgattttatacaaaatcacccataattttttaacacacatatatcaccatttgtatagtgacatatGGTGTACCACCCCGTGTTCCAGTCacgttgaaaaatctctcgataaagaacatatctcatcatactTAATATTAAAATATGAATTAGGGTGAGGGTGGGCCTGGAAATGAGTGATTATGTTAAGTTAATAGTTTTGACGAGTGAAGTGAACTTGTGATTTGCTGCTTAATTGCTCTAATTATGTGCTTAGTTACAACCGAAGTTACATAATTTTCTCTTCAAAAAGGGAACCTGGTGATGATTTTGTCACGTCAGTCCACTTTTTGGGGGTTAAGAAGACTAAgagaggcatttcagcctcttTCTAGCCACTATCTTCTGATTCACCAGCATCATGATGAATTTCCAGCTATTGTTACTCGTTtgaaaagtacttttaaatgactgaaaatgCCTTTACATAAAAAAACACTTTTGCATGATTaacttgtatttttattatGGATTGGTTTCTAAATCTTTTTTCAAAAAACGATTTCAATCATTTAAAAGcgcttttaaagaaaatgtttttggatttcaaaaGTACAGTGTTTTTACATGACTAACTTGCATTTTTTCTAATGACGTTTTCAGTCACTTAAGACTGCAATTTGAGAAAATGTCTTTGAAGTGCTTTTTCCGAGATTAATATATTTTTACTAACAATTGATCTAAAACACTTTTTCTAAAAGAGCTTTCACtcatttaaaagcactttcagagagaatatttttgaattttagaaGCACTTTAGGTGCTTAAGCACCGGTTTGCACATAATTGATGTTTCTTGTAGGAAGCAGTTCAAGTGTTTTTTTCAAGAttaacttgcatttttattaaaaattattttctaaaacatttttttataaaaacaatagAACTTTTCAAACGAGTGTAACCCCCACTACATACACATACGAACAATGGGACTTAACTGAAACAAACAGAAAACCACGAGGACTTAATGGTAATAATGAAAAGCCCCAAATCCTAATTTCTCTGTATATTACAATGGGGGTTTGAGTCTTCACCAAAACCCTCCCTGCGCGTATCCTCTAGCTCCAGCTCTCATGGCGTTTGGCAATCTGCCTGCTATGAAATGAGCTTCCGGATTCCGCTTTTAGTTTCCCACTTGATTTACAGTTATCTCTTTAAATTACTTTTACCGTAGACCAATATTTTTACCAAGTTGAAGTGAGAAGAAAAGCAAACCTAAATTTTCACCGGCGAACCAGTTAAAGGTAAATTCCATTTTTCTATGCTGCTTGTTCTTAATTTCTGTTATttaacttttttaatttttagttatttttcttttttaattttttaggaaTTACTATCGTGGATAAAATTGAGTGAACAGAAATCGATTGGATTTTGGAACATCTATTTGGAGAAGCAGAAAGTTAGAGAGAAGAGGATTATTTGCTCAATTTCCGAAAGTATAGAATTATCTAATTTCAAGATAAAACACTTTTTCATAAAAGGATCAATGCATaatacaaagaaagaaaaactcgAAAAATGTCGTGGTTAAGGTGTAATGAGAATTGTAGGAAACTAGAGGGGTACAGATGCCGATTTCTGTAATGTTTCCAAGTGTGCATCTTGTATTGCTACTGAGTATAGTCCAACACCCTTTTGAGTCTTAAAGTCACTATCATCATCCGTTACATTCTGTATATGTCGAAAATCGAAATGGAGGGGAGCTTTCGGTTGGGTTCTGTTGTATGTATGCTGTTTATATTTCATGTTCATTATGTTTCCCCCGGCTAGGTGTTCTTGCTTTATTTTAGTAAGTCTCCCTCGTATCATCGAGGTTACAGGAAAAAGGAATGTTATTGGATTCAGACTTAACATGTTAGCTTGTGGTTGTTGTGAATTTGATGTGCCTTATATAAACGTAGGACATATGCATGAGTTTGGGCTCAGGTCAGTTAAATCCTTCAATgaaatcactatttattgttcTTAGTGCCTATTTGACGGCCCTAAAATCTCATACTAATTATTTACCTTTTAAACTTGTTTTCTCGCTAGTTATTTCTTTTATCGAAGAGTCTGATAGAAATTCCAAATTGTAAATTTTAGCCACTCAAGGTCTCTAGCTTGATACAAAATCTctatgtttatgttttttttttttttaaaatacttGGAGGATATTAATTTTTTCAGGGACAACAATGGGTTACCAATTTATCGAGTGGGAGCAAGGTTGGGACTATATACAGCAGGGGATCTCAAAGATGAACAGGATTGTACAAGGATCATCAGAACATCAGTTCACCTCAGAAGAATATATGAAGCTTTACACAACCATCTATAACATGTCTATTCAGCAACCTCCTCATAATTATTCTCGGCAGCTTTATGAAAAGTATCGGGAGACATTTGAGGAATACATTTCTTCAACAGTGCTTCCCTCTCTTCTGGAGAAGCATCATGAGTTTATGTTGCAGGAGTTTGTCAGAAGTTGGGGAAATTATAAAGTTATGTTTAGGTGGCTGTCACACGTCTTTCGTTTTTCTGATGACCACTGCATCACTCAGAATCAGACATCACTTCCTGGGCCAAACGAAGTTGCACTTAATTGCTTCCGTAATTTGGTTTATCAGAAGGTAAATGCTGATGTGAGATATTATGTACTTGGCCTTATTGATAAAGAACGCGAGGGAGAGAAAATTGACAGAGCACTACTGAAGAATGTGataaatatatatgttgaaATTGGAATGGGAGAATTGGATGTGTATGAAAGGGACTTCGAAGAATACATGCTCATTCAGACTCGCGAGTACTATTGCCACAAAACATCAAGTTGGATTTTGGAGTACTCTTATACGGATTACATGTTGAAGGCTGAAGAATGCTTGAGAAGGGAGAAGGATAGAGTTTCTTATTACCTGCTTCCAAGCAGTGAGAAGAAGCTAATGGAGACAGTGAAACATTGGTTGGTAGTGATTCATGCAAATCAACTGATTGAGAAGAAGCATTCTGAATCTGGATGTGCTTTGCTTACAATTGAAAATTTGGAGGAGCTTTCTAGGAGATTTATTGCTAGTGTGGCACTGGAACAGCAAGTTCCTGCTGAAGGTTCGACTATTGTTCAACAGGCTGAAGATGCTGCAATGATTGAGGAGTGAGATGAGTCGCACTACAACAATTGAACGATAAAAAATGGTAACAAAGTGTAGTTATCATGAGTTTTACTTTTGGATATGCTGCGAATTATGTGCAGCTATTTTGAAATCCTTGAGTTTAACTACCTTGGTGCCATTTGTGTCTTGGAAATGTTGCCCTTGTGGCATTTAAATGGATATATTTCTAACAATAGAACTCATAGTTGATAAATTCGATGCCGTTAACTTATGTCTTAGCTTTGCAAACCTGTATTCAAGCATCAAGTTGTAGTTAAAACTAATTAAATCTCATCAAAGCGTCAACGTTTAGGTTAAACTTATGCTTAGTTTGTGTACTTGTTCAAGGATTTTTGTATTTTACAGGGAActgatttataattttttggtttgatGTGTACAATATTGGTCTCCTGCTGAATCtgcagggttttttttttttttaagcatcgTCTGGCTATCAGAATTTATGTCGCCAAGGCCTCGATGTATGTTGAAAGAcgaaatgaaaaatttgtattCAACTTGAAGGCAGAAGGTGGATTACTCATTGCCTCTACCTTCGTTGTATCTTGAATTTTGTGAGTTATTCAATCCATTCCATTTCTATGCACCAAACGATCCCTAACTTTCTTACTGACGACAACTTCGACAACTCCAAACCCTAATTTGTGAAATATTACAAATTCTACGATAATATCTCGGGTATGCCTCCACAAGTCACAATCATTCTtcccataaaattaatttattgaCTACAAACTACACTAGATAATTATAATTTCGAAGGATGAAAGTCAACATAGTTTACAAGAGGAAGTGATGACTTGTGAGAATGATAATCAAGCAGtattttaaactaatttaattaacgTGAAGGTAGGTTCAAATTTGCGTGCATTTTAGACACTAGTGTCAATTTTGTATCTAATTCACAAGACATCCAATTCTTTATATCTAATTCACATATATTTCAAAGAATTCCCCAGATTAAGAGGATTTAGCTTCCTCTGCGTCCGAGTTCTATAGCGACTTCTTTGACAGTATGGTTGAAGGAAAAGTCCACGTTGATCATTTAGGTTACGTTCATTGGTTATTCTTCTCGTTTCAATCCCGTTCATATGTGTTTTCTGCACTTGTTCGTATCTAGAAATTGAAATTAGGATTATAATGCCTAACAATGTTTCCGTTACAGTTTGGACGTTATATATTGAATATTTCCATTCACAACAATGGCAACCAAAATAATGGAGTGGGCTGAAGGATGGATCTATATGCAGCAGGGAGTTACAAAGCTAACGACGATTTTAGAAGGATTACCGGAGACTCAGTTCACACCTGAAGAGTATATGATGCTTTACACAACTATCCATACATTGTGCATTCAAAAACTCCTTACGATTATTCGCAGCAGCTTTATGAAAAATATCGGGAGACATTGGACGAATACATTACTTCAACTGTTTTGCCCTCTCTAAGAGAGAAGCAGGATGACATTTTATTGCAGGAATTTGTCAAACGTTgggaaaacaataaaattatgGTTAGGTGGCTTGAGCGCTTCTTTCATTATCTTGATTGCTACTTCATCGCTCGGAGGTCACTTCCTCCGCTACATCAAGTTGGGATGAACTACTTCCGCGATTTGGTTTACCGGGAGGTAAATGCGGATGTGAGAGTTGCTGTAATTCGTGTTATTGGAACAGAATGCGAGGGGGAGGAAATCAACAGAGAAGTATTGAAGAATGTGATAAATGTGTGTGTAGAATTTGGAATGGGAAAGATGGATCCTTATAGAGAGGACTTTGAAGAATACTATTCTCGTAAAGCATCAAGTTGGATCACGGAGGACAATTACTCGGATTACATGTCGAAAGTAGAGGAAAGCGTGAAAATGGAGAAGGATCGAGTTTCTCATTACCTGCAATCGAGCAGTGAGAAGAAGCTGGTGGAAAAAGTGCAACATGAGTTGGTGGTGGTTTATGCAACTCAACTGATCGAAAAGGAGCATTTTGCAGGTTCTTGATCTAGTTCTTGTGCTTTTGTGGCATACTATGTGCAGTGATCTGTATTGTACATGCCATTTTACTCGTTTGATCATGGTAAAGATTTGTGCTAAATACCAGTTTAACTCTTGGATTGCTGTAAATTATGTGAAACTCTTTCAATCAAAAACatgaaagtgaataaaatggAAGATATTATGAAATTACACTTTGCACCCATTTTTCATCCGTTAACATCAAGTCAATGCTATTTCTTACACGGCACTTGATGAGCCTACGTTTTGCTTACATGAACGTCGGAATGATACCACAtcagtcattatttatttttatctgtaTCTCCAAGCTTGCGATTTTCATctagcaacaaaaaaaaagggttcTTATTTGTTTTCCATGTGGCATTTGTTAATCAATTTGACATCGACGTGACTTCATACAAGCAAAATATTGGCCAACTGGATGCCATGTCGGAAATACAATGTTAACTTGATGGTTACTAAGGCTAACTCCAACCGAAATGGCTAAACATAACCCTCTCCCGCATTATAGTCCtacaaataattatttttaaataaacagTGTTAAACCATATTCATATACCAACTCCAACCGAAGGGGCTAAACATAGCCCCCTcgataatttattagttttaactttttattttaaatttattggttaatttaattaaactaccatTTGATGTTTTCAAATCTAGTCGTTAAGTTTGAATCAATTATTACAACTGAGGAGTTGAGTCACAGAAAAATCGCTAAGAGAAGGGCTACATTTGGTTAGCTTAATGCCCATTTGGATAAATAATAGTCTGATGGACTCCATATAATTATAGCCCAGTCATTGATTGGAGATGAGGTTTTTGACAaatcaaaccttttttttttttttttgctctaaACCTTTAGCCCTGTtcattggagatgacctaaacTAATAGATAGGGATAGGCAAAATACCCATGGATTTGGGTAACCACGGTTATCCGCCCATTTAAAGCTCAcagttatggttatgggtaaccgtttagatgaACAAAAGGTTATGGGTATAACGGTttatccgtgaaatttaaattgagggttatgggtattacccacAGTTATAACCGGTATCCATCGGTTATGGTTATTACCCGCGTTTATAACGCATATCCATTTACCAATTtcatttaatatatgtaaaattaaaaataaaataaaataaaaaccctaaattttcaaTCTCTTCGCCAAACTCAGAGTCTCAAACGCCCCATCCCCCGCTTATCTCTCCCTCCTTGCTgccctctctctcatctccgaACCGATCCCGAAAGTTTCGGCTTGCGATTCGGCCACATCTTTAAAAGTGTTCAGTAATCCCGAACCAACcgaatattataatatatatatatatatataacataggCATATATAAAATTAGAAGGCATACATGATACTGAAGCAGTAAACAAAATGTTAAAAAGGATTTTGGGTTTAATACAGCTCTTCCAAGCAACTCTGCCCTCTCTCTCGCTTCTGTCGCCCTCTTCTGATTCCTCGCATCATACAATTCATACCTATCCAAACTATCTTTCAAAGACTGAGACTATAACGGtctttaattgtcaaaaaacgaaaattatgacaaatttttcttttgtaattttcaagttgttaagaaaaaaacatgtagagggtgaaaaaaaagggtaaaaaaggataaacgggtttAAAAGGGGTAAAcagttatggttaaatgggtatacggttatgggtatggttaaccgtttataaacggttataagTATGTGTATAACCGTTTATATAATTACCCAACAGGTAAACGATTATGATAGTATaaacataaacggttatgggtaaataaccgcggttatccGCCATCCATAACCATTGTCCATCCTTACTAATAGATGACAATCCATCAGAAATGAGAAGGAAAGTGGTAGGAAAACTGAAAAATCAACCCCAACAAACACTCATTGACCTAAAGTTTGTTTAAACTTACAAGTCACCCAAGTAGGCAATTAACTAAGTTCTATAAGAAGCTTCATTGTCTGCGGGTCTTTCCAACTTGGCCTAGTCTCCACGgtatctttttatttatttataattattattttcttggGTCAAGGTCTTCCAGGGCGTCCACCTTAGCAGCTTGACTTTTTCATGGGCTTGGTCTTCCCAGTTTTTATGTTACCTTTGTTTCTATATATACATAATGCTCTGAGTACAGCATTTCTCATTGCCAAGCTATGCATGCCTTGATCTTCTTCATCCTTTTCTCCACTGCCATCTTTCTTGACACACAGGCATCCACTGAAAACTGCACAACTACTAAGTGCTCTCATGGCAAACCCGATATTAGGTTTCCTTTCCAAGTAAGAGGCCGGCACCCCCATCACTGTGGTCTCCCCGGTTTTGAAATCGACTGCAGCAACAACGCTTCCACAATTCACTTCCGATCTTATGGTGAACTGGGCATCAAATCCATCTCGTACGATGCCAGAAGACTAGATCTTCTCGACCCCAAGGGTTGCGTCCATGAAGTCTTTCTTAATCTCAATCTTTCCCTTACCCCGTTCCGATATTACTATGTTCTGAAAGAGTACTCGTATCTCAACTGTTCGGTTACGCTTTCGCCTTCTTTCTCTCAAGTTCCCTGCCTAAGTGGCTCCGGCTATCATGTTTACACTGTGGAGCCTTCCATGGCTGTGCCGAACTTTTGCCGGGTTGTGAAAACTGTTCCCATTCCCTTCGAGTACAGTCCTTATCTTTCTGACAATAGCTTCGGTCTTGGGTTAACTTGGGGCTCAGTTGGGAATCAAGAAACAGGATGTTTCACCATGGCACATGTTAAAGGTAAATTccattttcctttattttcttctcctttcttttctttttcttctacttttttcagttattttcttttcctttataATGCTTTATTTATGTTATGGACGAAATTTAAAGTGCAAATAAGAAGAATATTGTTTAACTTGTAAAACCAGATATACCAACCATAAGGTTTCTCATAGGGACTATGTAACTATTTGTAGAGAAAAAAGTTATAAATCTAACCAGGTTGATGCTACATAATATTACAGTCTAGTAATATTTCTCTTGACAATAAATTTCAAGAATGAAAAGTTCACAATCAATTTATAGTGATATATCAACTAAGGTGACCCATAATAGGTAAAGTAGCTTATAACATGTGTGGATTATGTGTATACAAACTCTACAGTGAATAATAGTAGGGGTTACTATTCACATACCCTtatttacttctcacacaccctttattaatttatatcttTTTATTGTCATCAATTGattcgatccgacggtcgaaaattaaaagaatgtgtgaaaagtaaaaagcgATGTGTGCATCACATACCTAAATAGTAAATGGAATTATCTGAACAACATATGACTTAAGACTTAAGttttaccaaaacaaaattCTGAGATGTTTAAAGggcaaaataaagaaagaaaagtgtGGGGCAGTAGGGACTAGGGAGAATTATCTAATAGAAGATTCCAAACTGTGGAGCTTTGTCCCTCACTTAGAAAGTTATTTCATATGTTGTCAAGAAAATGCTCCATCTCCAACTTGTTGCGTATTCCTTGGCTTTCTGTGTTCAAAAATAATTATCTTAAAGTGATTAGTCAAtaagttaattttaatttaataaataaactaAGACTTAGAGCCGGCTAGTCAAACAAAAGAATTTTTCTATCCAATTGTTTAGCCCCCTCCAACTACCTTATCACGATATGtgtcatgtatttaaagaaattgAGGTTTTTCTATAAAATCAATTAACAATATGAAGAGTAACTTAATTGCTCATAAACACTTACGAAATCTCTCTTTTTTCCGATGCAAGATGGATACTGTCAA
Encoded proteins:
- the LOC103437129 gene encoding RING-H2 finger protein ATL22-like → MHALIFFILFSTAIFLDTQASTENCTTTKCSHGKPDIRFPFQVRGRHPHHCGLPGFEIDCSNNASTIHFRSYGELGIKSISYDARRLDLLDPKGCVHEVFLNLNLSLTPFRYYYVLKEYSYLNCSVTLSPSFSQVPCLSGSGYHVYTVEPSMAVPNFCRVVKTVPIPFEYSPYLSDNSFGLGLTWGSVGNQETGCFTMAHVKVACIAILILVLAVLARISMHRSNKTQCRREGDDRIQVEKLLGDYKSLKLERCEIRQLYSV
- the LOC103437130 gene encoding cullin-1-like, producing the protein MGYQFIEWEQGWDYIQQGISKMNRIVQGSSEHQFTSEEYMKLYTTIYNMSIQQPPHNYSRQLYEKYRETFEEYISSTVLPSLLEKHHEFMLQEFVRSWGNYKVMFRWLSHVFRFSDDHCITQNQTSLPGPNEVALNCFRNLVYQKVNADVRYYVLGLIDKEREGEKIDRALLKNVINIYVEIGMGELDVYERDFEEYMLIQTREYYCHKTSSWILEYSYTDYMLKAEECLRREKDRVSYYLLPSSEKKLMETVKHWLVVIHANQLIEKKHSESGCALLTIENLEELSRRFIASVALEQQVPAEGSTIVQQAEDAAMIEE
- the LOC139196761 gene encoding cullin-1-like — translated: MDLYAAGSYKANDDFRRITGDSQLYEKYRETLDEYITSTVLPSLREKQDDILLQEFVKRWENNKIMVRWLERFFHYLDCYFIARRSLPPLHQVGMNYFRDLVYREVNADVRVAVIRVIGTECEGEEINREVLKNVINVCVEFGMGKMDPYREDFEEYYSRKASSWITEDNYSDYMSKVEESVKMEKDRVSHYLQSSSEKKLVEKVQHELVVVYATQLIEKEHFAGS